The sequence CTGATTTTGCCTCATTGAGCTGAAATTATTCCTTTTCAATGAGTGAAGATTATGTGTCCAAAACTCAGTTAAACATAGCAGGCCGCACAGACAGTACAGGATAATGGTATTAGACGGTAGCAGTACTGGGCTGGGCTTTTAATggtcattttaaaacaacaatggGGCAaaggtgtttttactgctggCAGAAATTTGAAAATTCAGCCAATTATAAACTCAGTCCATAATTGACTTTTGCTGTAACCGGGGCAATGAATTCAATTTGTCATCTTCTTGCCATAGTAGCCTTTGCATCCAGCATATCAGCAGCTAATTGAATCTCTTGGCTGCCAAGGTCATTTTTAGAATAGATAATGCTAATTGAATGCAGGATTATTACTTGCTAAAGTGGGTAGAGGAAATGACAAAGTGACCTGCAGTTGGCTGCTGCTCTTGTCCAGCTCTTATGGCAACTATTATCTTTGACTGTGATTTTTCTTCTTGAGGTGATGGATAACACAGAGATCCACGTGGTGCCCAACATCCTGATGATGGTGGGCCTGGCCTCCATAGGCACTAACTGGGTCGCCAGTCGAGTATGTCAGGACTCCCTGGACGCAAGCCGCTTCCCACGTTGGAAGGTTCTCCTGCTGGCCTGGTATGCCACAGCCGCAGTTCTCTGTTGTATGCTCATCGCCGTCGTGGTGCTCAGCTACGCCCTGCAAGGACACCTGGAGGAGTCTCTGAAGGTGGGGTCACTTGGCTGGGTAATGATTGGCAGGAGTGACAGGAGGTCAGGGTGCAGAGAAGGTGTCAGTATCTGtcccaaaaaaaacactgaacctGCTCACCATAAACTGCTTTAGCTGAAAGAGTCAGACAGCCGTCTAAAATGTGATGGCAGAGTTTAAAGGTTTAGGATGGAAAAGGGTtctattaattaaaaaacacacttttacctACTTATCCTCAGCTATGCATgaatttaaagtaaacaaatgCTTGTGCAGGAGAGGTAGGAAGCTAGGAGTGTATACAAAGACCTCTCCTAAAAACTTAAGACAAGTTAACcataattacattaaataaaaataattttaatacacatttagAAATGAGTATgtataaaaaaaggaaaagaggttGAAACTGAATCTAAGAAACATAATTACAGTAAACTCCTGGAcgagagaaagatggaaaaaaaaatgcactacAGCCAGTCATTGCAAATGAATTTCTGACCATATTTAACCAACAATAAAGTGAAGGATTACAGTTCATTTAAATGTGCTGAAACCAGTAATGCACTCGAAATAAAGAGTTCTTTTAGTGCTCATATTTGTTGTATATCGATTCATTTACAATGCAGAAGAATTTAACCAACAAACCAGGcaacaatgaataaaaataggCTTTGAATTTAACTGACAATCTCTGTAATATGGAAACAGCTAGAAACTGCATTCTTGAAGACGcctgccctccctccctccctctctctctttctttttcctgtccTCACTCTCAGGTGGGCCTGAGGAATGGTATTCGTTTCTACAAGGACACAGACGTGCCGGGCCGTTGTTTTCAGAAAGAGACTATCGATCGTCTGCAGATGGAGTTTCGCTGTTGTGGAAACAACAACTTCAGGGATTGGTTTGAGGTTCAGTGGGTCAGCAACAGATATCTGGACTTCACTTCCAAGGATGTCAAAGAGTGAGTGAATATCAATACAGTGATGTGCAAATTATGAGCTGCAGGGAGGTGACATGATGAAttagaaagagaggagaaactgAGTCAACAGGACTGATGAGGGAAGAGTACAagccagagaggagagggggaaagaGATGAGGTGGAGGTCTAGATGACAGATAAGTAGACTTCACATCCAAAAAGGTCAAACAATATGTTATGGAGGAAGGATTGAGGGATGCTGGAAGAAAAAGAATGATGCTAGAGTGGAGGAGGAGACTTATTTGAAGTATATTAAAAATAGATCTGGCCTTTACTTTTGAAGGGAGTGAGAGAAATGGATGGAAAGGTTGTCCGTGAAGCAAACAGAGACGAGTTGGTCGAAGATGAAATAAGTGAAAAGGAAGGAGTAAACAGAAAGGTTATGACATGATGACACCTGTGAAGAGGCACTGCTCAAGGCCTTTTCTCTACTTTTACCTCCCAGAGGATTACTATAAACGAAAGAGCTTTCACCTTttattccttccttccttcttttgGCTCTCACTCTTCCCCCATTTCAACCTCTTATCAATCTGTTTCCAtcaactttcttcttctttctgtcccTCCCTAATTTCTCCTCCAGTCGTATCCGGAGTAACGTGGACGGGCGTTTCCTGTTGGATGGCGTTCCCTTTAGCTGCTGTAATCCCGCCTCTCCACGCCCCTGCCTGCAGTACCACCTGACAGACAACACTTTCCACTACAACTATGAGTTCCAGTCAGAGGAACTCAACCTGTACAGCCGTGGCTGCAGGCAGGCTCTGGTCGACTACTACATGAGCTTGATGAATTCAACTGGTCCAGGTGTGCTGTCAGTCATCTTAATACAGGTGGGTGACATGACAGCCTAAATAACTCTCTAGAGGAAATAATTTATCAAAGTTTTTACTGACCATTTAATTACTCTGAGCTATTTTCTTCACCAGGCACATTTGTTGAGAAATTACCCCCACGCAgactaaaaaaagagaaaagaatattGAATAATAGTCCTGATTGATACATAGACTGCCAtgacaactgaaaaaaagaaaacatcactgAGACGCAttgatttctgtcttttaatCAAACATTCATATTCACTCCTTTGCTGGATCACAGTATCGATGGCACATTCTCTTTGAATAACAAACAAGCGAGACCAGAGGCTGGAACAGGACGCTCACACACATGTTTAACAGAGCATCGTTACACATGGCCTGCAGCTACTCAAACAAtcaatttttttaatgcagcagCTCagtatggtgttttttttctagtaCATACAATATGACAGGGACAGATGGATGCCATGTGAGGAGCTACCAAGGCCTCAAGCTGAGCTGTGAAATAAAGTCTGATTTTCAACCAAAAGTCTTGCTTTGAATCGTGTTGCCTgagatgaaacagaaacaggaaagaagCATAAGATCAATCTCAAAATGTCTGCATCACAACTGGTAGCTATAGTGCAGGTGTTGATTTTTATGGACTGCAGCAGTGTTTACAATTTGGGGATGCAAACCccattttttttcaagaatCACTAGATAAAAGtgtgcatgttttaaatattgACTTTCCATCCCATTCTCATGCTTGAAATCCATCAGTGAAACATAATAATTTGTAATAATGTAGATTTTTTCCAAAGTGATTTGGTATCACAACTGAATCAGAATCAGCAAAACTTTTATTACCATTGTCTGTCGCAAGATAATGGAAATTTATCTTTGACATGGCTCACACACATTGaataaaagcataaatatagcaaaaaacaaatgtatagcttggaaaaaaaaactgtatatacacatagaGTTATAGAGTAGCCTATGGCCGTATGCCACAGTTCACATCTCTGATATAACACGATGGATTGATTCTAAAAAGGTGACTCTTCTCTTCAGGGTACTGTTGTACATCAGTTTTTTCGAGGCTAACAAGATTTCAGCATCTCATTTGGTGACACACAGTGCAGGCTGACACTGAATTTTAGACCCAGTTTTCACAGAATCCTTATTGCGTCTTTCTGTCCAGATGTCGGTGCTCGTGAGCCTGCGGTACCTGCAGACAGCTGTGGAAGGAGCCATGGCTCTGGAGGACCCAGAGGGCGAAAGTGAGGGTTATCTCATGGAGAAGGGCATGAAGGAAACCTTTGAGGAAGTCAAAGTCAACGTCCTCACCATGCTAAAGTTTGGGCAGGTTGACCCCGGCGCCGAAGGGTCCTCTGACGATGCAGATGCAGAGAAGTCCGACGAGAAGGCTGCCACCCCTACTCCTGCCAGCTAGAGaggaaaatgattaaatatgatCTGAGGAAGAAGGGatacgggggggggggggttgtgtcTGAGGTTTCTTGGTTGTGTGAGTTGGCTGGTGGCTGGTAGAACACCTGTTGGTTTTGACACGTTAGGCTTGATTAACGCTCCACCGATGCAGCAGCCGCAGCTCCCTCGCAGATGGCCCAAACGAGGCAACACATAGGGAATCTTATCAGGCCCTGCacagacaccaaaacaaacatctcCTCTGTGCAGGGCCTCATGAATGTGTGTCCATCAGAGAATCTGTTCAGGAAATGTGTAGTACTTTTTGTTGTAATAGAGGAGAATACATTCAGTTTAAATGGGAGTagcgtgcacacacagacacatatttaACTCGTTTTGACAATTTGACTCAAATTTGGCAAAGTGACAATCACATGATGCTAAAGTTCATCCCATGTGCACTGTATTTTTTCGTCTCACAGCTATAGAGTTTGCACTAAACTGCGATGAAATGCTTAGGAACCTGTTAAAATGGCAACGCACATGAATTATATAACCTATTAAAGGTAGAAGTTTTTAACTGCTTTGTAGTGTCTGCTTCCTTTTGTACACAGAGGTAAATTAACTGCCAGTGGGTTATCTGAGTTCAGCAAGGAGAGTTggattaagtgtgtgtgtgtttgcgtgcgtgtatatgtgtgtgcggtGCCCTATATGAAGCTGTCATCTTGTCTATTCTGGCAGCTCTGAAACAATCTGATAATCCTGGTGTAGTTAATCCCAgaactgctgcagcagcagtatCAGCGCACACTGACAGCACACAGGAACACACTCTGTCATATAGTGACAGACACAGCACACTAATACACCGCGTTGGAAAGTATTTTATAAAGCAAAACAGTGTTTAAATGCTCCTTATTTGCAAAGAATATATCCAATGTGTGCTCCTTCTTGAATAAAACCCTATCACAGAATAAGGCcactgaatgttttcttttattcataaCGAACAGATAAACCTGCTTTCAGTGGTTGCAGAAAGACATGTTCTTTAATTATAAAACATGAGTGACAGAAACTGATAAAGGAGTGAGGTTTAATTTTTGGTTTCAGTCTTAGTCACATCCTTCAGAAATATTACCTGTAGTAATCCAgtaattattttacagtaacacAATGGGAGatagaaagtgttttttggtgaataatattatatttcttAAATAGTTCCAACAAAAATAGTGACAACATTGATCAGAGATATTAATAGAAAAACAACTTATGGCATACACCAACTTGTGATGCACCTggacacatcatcagtgatgttaCCTGGGGTCATTGGGTGTTTTGGGTCTTTGGGTCATTGGGTGTTTCAGGTTTTTACCCTCGCCCAAGCGACCAAGCTGGGGTTGATCAAGCTTCGGCTTGTGTACAGGTAGCACTtgttttttaatagaaaaacaaacaaacaaattttgCAAGCAATTTTTCATAGTCAGTTCTCAAATATTTCCCATTAATTAAATAGAAATAGgtatctttcaacgttacaggctttttagtgccaaagttcctctttttgttactatacttccaccgcagctcaacagggaaacacaaagggggaatttgatgttaaaaaagactgtaaatgtgtcagatatccacttgatataactaactcagactgctgaagccatatataagcttcagatcaacttttaaatgcattttagcacaaaatgaccgtggattttggcccccatcagtcacactaaaaacacattgaaggggatcttttaatagccagtatgaacaggaggaatgattacagtgaggaaaacctctttcagtgttcatatgggcacctgactgttgttttaacacaagAATCTATCCTTTAAGTGAGAAGGGACACCTATTGTGGATCATTTGTGTTCAAAATGGGTACATAGCATTGTTcacatataaattaataataatattcatccAATCTGTGTAGACATTCAGATAAAAGAGGTTTATATAGCAACTACGAACCTATCCAAGCTAGAATGAgtctataaaatgacaaacactcGCTGCAGATGCAGAGATAACACATTATAGGTAAAAATAGTGTTCCTTGTATAGAAAGTGCAGCGTCTAAGTGAAAGCAGTGCTGCCTGGTTGATACGGAAATAATGATgtaatgagtatttttttaacgAGCAAATAGGAGCTTCTGTCTCACACCACCAGAGGACGCCGTTACACAGTAAGTTTTGTCAGAGCAACACCGTCAACAATTCTGTCAATTTACAGGCAACAACTTGAGTCAAAACCTTCCTGATTTTCACGGTACACCAATGAGTTTTCACAAGATTTTACACCTTCAGCGCCACCTGAATGTGTCAACATCAACATCTGTTTAGGattaggtgttttttttttaagacaaacatatatttccatattttacaTGCAGATGACATCCATTTAAAGTAGCCGGCAGTGAGTATAGATACGTGTTAGGCCTGTAGTCGTTTGTTAACATCGTATATGAGGAAGTGAGGCAGTATTTTCAGCCTTCAAACTCTCCCTGCATACCAAACACAATgcatgttattatatattttaggCAATATAATATCTGGAGAGATGTCTGTGTATGTTAGTCTACTGATTGAAGGGCGTATAAAGAGGGAGGCTTAAAAAACGCAACATGTGCGTTTTTGAAAATTCCGGTGTGGTTTTGCAATGAAACCAAAGCAAACTGACACAcagtcagagaggaagagacagcgaggtggagggaggggaagggCCGCATAAGTGTCAAACTACTTCACTTGAAGCAAGATGTTTTCCTCTCTTGGATTTATTATATACGTATCGTTGCTGATATTTGTTAATTAGTCGTCTGCTCTAGTGTTTCACAGCTCTTGTGGCACAACAATGGACTCTAACATTATGGAGATAATAGAGGAATTCATGGAAAGTGCGTTGGCGCAATGGGTAcgtcatttatcatttatcactTTCAGTTAGAGAAAAGGTCATCATTTctagaggcagagagaggagaataaAACTGGAGGATTGTGGAGAAATCAGTTAGCTGCCCTCACTTCAGATGCAGTGAAGTCTACATTATTTCCAGTCACAGACACTTATATATCTCTTACAACAGACTATTTTCCAGTTCCATTCAcccaaataaatgtaaaagtatgGCTTTGATAACtattgaaacacacaaaaagcctAGATACTGTCTTCTTGCTATTGTGTATAGCCAAACAAACACCCTACTTCTCCTTTTAGCAGCTTCCTTCGTCTCCTTAATGAccagctttctttctctcttagCCCTCACACTTCCGTGTCCTTGGGCTCTTCtgatttgaaaataatataaagttATCTCCTGTGTATTCAAGGAAATGCAGTCTCCTTTAAAGTCGGCGGAG comes from Thunnus maccoyii chromosome 8, fThuMac1.1, whole genome shotgun sequence and encodes:
- the rom1b gene encoding rod outer segment membrane protein 1b, with the translated sequence MVLLKVKFTQQRRVRVAQGLWLLSWLAVMCGAFIFCLGVYLKTELLRRAEVMDNTEIHVVPNILMMVGLASIGTNWVASRVCQDSLDASRFPRWKVLLLAWYATAAVLCCMLIAVVVLSYALQGHLEESLKVGLRNGIRFYKDTDVPGRCFQKETIDRLQMEFRCCGNNNFRDWFEVQWVSNRYLDFTSKDVKDRIRSNVDGRFLLDGVPFSCCNPASPRPCLQYHLTDNTFHYNYEFQSEELNLYSRGCRQALVDYYMSLMNSTGPGVLSVILIQMSVLVSLRYLQTAVEGAMALEDPEGESEGYLMEKGMKETFEEVKVNVLTMLKFGQVDPGAEGSSDDADAEKSDEKAATPTPAS